In Pedobacter sp. WC2423, the following are encoded in one genomic region:
- the ruvA gene encoding Holliday junction branch migration protein RuvA, whose protein sequence is MFDYIDGRLTFKCPAYIVVEAGGIGYHINISLNTYSSLGTAERCKIYVWLHVKEDAHTLYGFIDEGERRLFLHLISVSGIGPNTGRMMLSSITPAEIQTAIVNADLPLIQRIKGIGAKGAQRIVLELQDKLKKEGTGSLIAAPLNHTVREEALSALTMLGFAKVPAEKAIDNAIKNGGLDLTVEQMIKIALKNL, encoded by the coding sequence ATGTTTGATTATATTGATGGCAGGTTAACGTTTAAGTGTCCTGCTTATATTGTGGTAGAGGCGGGTGGTATTGGATATCACATCAATATATCATTGAATACCTACAGCAGTTTAGGAACTGCCGAGCGTTGTAAAATCTATGTATGGCTGCATGTGAAAGAAGATGCACATACTTTATATGGATTTATTGACGAAGGAGAACGCCGGTTATTCCTGCACCTGATTTCAGTGTCTGGTATCGGGCCGAATACCGGGCGTATGATGCTCTCTTCTATTACGCCGGCCGAAATTCAAACTGCTATAGTCAACGCTGATTTACCTTTGATACAACGTATCAAAGGTATTGGTGCCAAAGGAGCACAGCGGATAGTTTTAGAGCTGCAGGATAAATTGAAAAAAGAAGGTACCGGGTCGTTAATTGCCGCGCCTTTAAACCATACGGTCAGAGAAGAGGCATTATCAGCATTAACGATGCTTGGATTTGCAAAAGTACCAGCGGAGAAAGCGATAGATAATGCAATCAAAAATGGCGGACTGGATTTAACTGTTGAACAGATGATTAAAATAGCTTTAAAGAACTTATAA